The Desulfurobacterium atlanticum nucleotide sequence AAGAGAAAAAAAACTCATTAAATCCCTCCACAAGGATAAAATTATGGTGAAATTATATCACTGAAATTCTTGAAATGAAGCTAATCTGCACGGTTTGAAGGAGGAAGAGTTTTTACCTCTATTACTTTATCAGTTTCAGGCTTTAAAATCTGAACTCTATTATTAAGCCAATCTGTAACAATCACATTCCCTTTATTATCTACAGCTACATCAATAGGATAGTTAAACCATCCAGGTGCCCATCCTCTACCGCCAAACTCAAATAGAAAATCTCCACCCATATTATATGCAAGAACAGCATGTCTCATAGGGTCTGTAACATAAATCCTTCCAGATTTTTCATCAACAGCAACAGAAGATGGCTGGCTCATCTGGCCAAAATTCGCACCCTTTGTTCCAAACTTCCTTACAAAATTTCCATCTTTATCAAATATAAAAACCTGCCCAAAATCAAGAGCTACAAGATAAACATTCCCAAATGAATCTACAGAAACATTGCTCACAACAGAATAGATTTTATTTCCGTTAACTTGCATTTCCGGATAAAGATAATCCTTAAATTTACCATCTTTACCGAAAACAACAATAAAAGGCTTCCCAACACCGGTGATATAGATATCCCCCGTTTTAAAATTCACAGCTACATGATTTGGGACAAAGTCTTCATCTCCTTTAAAACCATTCACTTTAATAACTTTTTCAAGAATAAGTGAAGGAGAAAGGACATAAACAGATTTTGTATTTGTTGAAACAAAATAAAACTTTCCTTTGCTATCAACAAAAAGATCTACAGGATCAATCACATCATACCCTTTACCTATTGCCATAAAAGGAAAATAATCGGGAGTGTAAAATACAACCTTTGAACTTCCAGGTTCTACCAGAAATAACCTCTTAC carries:
- a CDS encoding NHL repeat-containing protein, whose product is MSYNKRIIWVLFTVLLFFSSAFARKQGKVVGTKVIDIIRIDEAGKVLAYPGSLFYDLASKRLFLVEPGSSKVVFYTPDYFPFMAIGKGYDVIDPVDLFVDSKGKFYFVSTNTKSVYVLSPSLILEKVIKVNGFKGDEDFVPNHVAVNFKTGDIYITGVGKPFIVVFGKDGKFKDYLYPEMQVNGNKIYSVVSNVSVDSFGNVYLVALDFGQVFIFDKDGNFVRKFGTKGANFGQMSQPSSVAVDEKSGRIYVTDPMRHAVLAYNMGGDFLFEFGGRGWAPGWFNYPIDVAVDNKGNVIVTDWLNNRVQILKPETDKVIEVKTLPPSNRAD